In Sedimentibacter sp. MB31-C6, one genomic interval encodes:
- a CDS encoding ATP-dependent metallopeptidase FtsH/Yme1/Tma family protein, translating to MKIKNNYLTIIFIVYNIVILMISNNYSLSIIFYMPIIIYTVYLIRSLLNTNKKNEDKIESQESVSSTTYFDKKKPEEPKIQISFEDVAGLDEIKDDLTDVIDFLNNEAKYTLMDAKVPRGILLYGPPGTGKTLIAKAIAGEAKATFIYSSGSEFVEKYVGVGAKRVRMIFDRARKEAPSIIFIDEIDALGSKRNSESNNEKDQTLNQLLIELDGFNNTSNVIVVAATNRLDLLDEALLRPGRFDRKIYVGNPNYNSRLKILEVHTKNKPLDKKVQLSEIATKTHGFSGAQLANIANEAALKAIKDKNKKINSNNFEYAIEKTVAGLEIKNSTISEKEKKIVAYHEAGHAITAKTLNIDKIQKISIIPRDKALGYVLKFPTEDKYLYTKNELFDKITVLLAGRASEEIFMGEVSTGASNDLKESTNIIYEIICSYGMGRNNRNTSIDERLFKYYLDSIKDEASEMAKDAYDRALKIIKENESNVQKVSEYLLKYETMNAEQLDKILEENNKKSALTM from the coding sequence ACTTAATACTAACAAAAAAAATGAAGACAAAATAGAATCTCAAGAATCAGTATCATCTACGACTTATTTTGACAAAAAAAAACCTGAAGAACCTAAAATACAAATAAGCTTTGAAGATGTAGCTGGATTAGATGAAATAAAGGATGACTTAACTGACGTTATTGACTTCTTAAATAATGAAGCTAAATACACACTTATGGATGCAAAGGTGCCACGTGGTATCCTACTTTACGGTCCTCCTGGCACAGGCAAAACCCTTATAGCTAAAGCAATAGCTGGCGAAGCTAAAGCTACCTTTATTTATTCAAGCGGTTCAGAATTTGTAGAAAAATATGTTGGAGTCGGTGCAAAAAGAGTGAGAATGATTTTCGATCGTGCTCGCAAAGAAGCTCCTAGTATAATATTTATCGATGAAATAGATGCCCTCGGATCTAAGCGTAATTCTGAAAGCAATAATGAAAAAGATCAAACCTTGAACCAACTTCTAATTGAACTGGATGGTTTTAATAATACCAGCAATGTAATAGTTGTAGCTGCAACTAATAGGCTTGATTTATTAGATGAAGCCCTATTAAGACCTGGGCGTTTTGATAGGAAAATATATGTTGGAAATCCAAATTATAATTCTAGATTAAAAATATTAGAAGTTCACACTAAAAATAAACCTCTTGATAAAAAAGTACAATTAAGTGAAATTGCTACTAAAACCCATGGTTTCTCTGGTGCACAGCTTGCAAATATTGCTAATGAAGCTGCTTTGAAAGCTATTAAAGATAAAAACAAAAAAATTAATAGTAATAATTTTGAATATGCCATAGAGAAAACTGTTGCAGGATTAGAAATAAAGAATTCAACAATCTCAGAAAAGGAAAAAAAGATTGTCGCCTACCATGAAGCTGGTCATGCAATCACAGCAAAAACTTTGAATATAGATAAAATACAAAAAATATCTATTATTCCAAGAGATAAGGCTTTAGGATATGTATTAAAGTTCCCAACAGAAGATAAGTATCTTTACACTAAAAATGAACTATTTGATAAAATTACTGTATTACTAGCAGGAAGAGCCTCCGAAGAAATTTTTATGGGAGAAGTTTCAACAGGTGCATCTAATGACTTAAAAGAATCAACAAATATTATTTATGAAATAATCTGTAGTTATGGTATGGGAAGAAACAATAGAAATACCAGTATCGATGAAAGACTATTCAAGTATTACTTAGACAGTATAAAAGATGAAGCTTCCGAAATGGCTAAGGATGCTTATGATAGGGCTCTTAAAATAATTAAAGAAAATGAAAGCAATGTACAGAAAGTATCTGAATACTTATTAAAATATGAAACAATGAATGCAGAACAGTTAGATAAAATATTAGAAGAAAACAATAAGAAATCAGCCTTAACCATGTAA